ATTATGAATGGTAACTCTTGCTTCGTTTTTAGCGATTACCACACCTCTTACAAAAACTTTTTCCATTGACTCGCATTCTTCCATTATTATCGTCCCCTCCTTTTTATTAAAACTTGAACGAACGTGAAGCTTGAGTTTGTATTTACTTGCCAGTTCTATTGACCTTGATTGCATTACTTGAGCGCCGCTTGATGCTATTTCGAGCATTTCTTCGTAAGAAATTATTTTTATTTTTTTCGCATTTTTAACAACTCTTGGGTCTGAAGTATATATACCCTCAACATCGGTAAATATTTCGCATATATCTGCTTTTAACGCTATTGCCAAAGCGGTTGCTGTAGCATCTGAGCCGCCTCTTCCCAGTGTAGTTATTTCGTCACAGTCGTCTTTTCCTTGAAAACCCGCTACAATGACTATATTACCTTTTTGTAATTCCTTCTTAATTCTTTCGGTTTTAACTTTCCTGATTGAAGCGCGTGTGTGCGCGCTGTCGGTCATAATTCCTATTTGCGGACCTGTAAGAGAAATTGCTTTTTCTTTTAAATTATCTATGGCCATTGCCATAAGAGAACTTGAAACTATTTCTCCTGTTGAAAGCAACATATCCATTTCTCTGTGTGGCGGATTGCGATGCATTTTCTTTGCCATAGAAATCAAATCATCAGTAGTATCTCCGCTTGCGGATACTACAACGACTATACTGTTGTTTTTTTGTTTGTCCTCTACTATTCTTTTGGCTATTTTTTTTATATGTTCAGGTGTTGCCAGAGAAGAACCACCGAATTTTTTCACTATCAATGCCATGTTTTCTCCAAT
The bacterium DNA segment above includes these coding regions:
- a CDS encoding aspartate kinase — encoded protein: MALIVKKFGGSSLATPEHIKKIAKRIVEDKQKNNSIVVVVSASGDTTDDLISMAKKMHRNPPHREMDMLLSTGEIVSSSLMAMAIDNLKEKAISLTGPQIGIMTDSAHTRASIRKVKTERIKKELQKGNIVIVAGFQGKDDCDEITTLGRGGSDATATALAIALKADICEIFTDVEGIYTSDPRVVKNAKKIKIISYEEMLEIASSGAQVMQSRSIELASKYKLKLHVRSSFNKKEGTIIMEECESMEKVFVRGVVIAKNEARVTIHNVPNKPGIAAYIFGKIGKEKINVDMIIQSSDHQGKSDISFTVNEESLAQTLEVMERAREHLKAEKVSSDSDIGKIAVVGVGMKTNSGIAGKMFEALARANINIEMITTSEIRISCAIRRKLCDKAIKVLHEEFELGK